From the Selenomonas timonae genome, one window contains:
- a CDS encoding HAD-IIB family hydrolase, with protein MSEKRYDDILLISDLDGTLIPRYEMISEENVRAINAFTAAGGAFAAATGRTPESALPYLEGITVNAPSIFFNGAMLKDLSKNQVLETRTLDGDIWRTFAARVLYQFPRACVEVYTAQQCNILSPEANDDPRLDDEFYNVNHTTLKAVEEETWLKFFICDAPINLSFVERLAEELGIDKCSNSFYSEANYLEFVPPGTSKGAMAEVLKAMPAYAGRRIIACGDYENDVELLRMADIGIAPEDASDDAKAAADRIAPPCREPIVPWILREIL; from the coding sequence ATGAGCGAAAAACGATATGACGATATCCTCCTAATCAGTGACTTGGACGGTACATTGATTCCGCGCTATGAGATGATCTCCGAGGAAAATGTGCGCGCCATCAACGCATTCACTGCTGCAGGCGGCGCATTTGCTGCGGCGACAGGGCGCACGCCCGAGTCCGCCCTCCCCTACCTCGAGGGCATCACGGTCAACGCGCCGAGCATCTTCTTCAACGGTGCGATGCTCAAGGATCTGTCGAAGAATCAGGTGCTTGAGACACGCACGCTGGACGGCGACATCTGGCGGACATTCGCCGCGCGCGTCCTCTATCAGTTCCCGCGCGCCTGTGTCGAGGTCTATACGGCGCAGCAGTGCAATATCCTCAGCCCCGAGGCGAACGACGACCCGCGTCTCGACGACGAGTTCTACAATGTGAATCACACGACGCTGAAAGCTGTCGAGGAAGAGACATGGCTGAAATTCTTCATCTGCGATGCGCCGATCAATCTGAGCTTTGTCGAGCGTCTGGCAGAGGAGCTAGGTATTGACAAATGCTCCAACTCCTTCTACTCCGAGGCAAACTACCTCGAGTTCGTCCCGCCCGGCACAAGCAAGGGCGCAATGGCAGAGGTACTGAAGGCGATGCCCGCCTACGCGGGACGGCGCATCATCGCCTGCGGCGACTATGAGAACGATGTCGAGCTCCTTCGTATGGCGGACATCGGCATCGCCCCAGAGGACGCTTCGGACGATGCAAAGGCGGCGGCAGACCGCATTGCCCCACCGTGCAGAGAGCCGATTGTACCGTGGATCCTGCGTGAGATATTATAA
- a CDS encoding sulfite exporter TauE/SafE family protein, which translates to MGLDILLFLVLGLFVGTFGTLVGIGGGLICVPIFIFFLSDGGIYPYFHTAAQITGTSLVIVFANALSGTLAYIRQQRVYFPAAVPFALATLPGAFLGSYIVDDFTGPMLYVSYGTFLLVMASLMYWNATHKKHTDVHTLSANFTFNRSLGIGSSAGVGFISSIFGIGGGVIHVPLMVYLLGFPVHMATATSHFVLACSAAFGVVSHFLLNHIIWTPAICISIGAAIGAQIGAVISQKTKSKVILVLLSLAMFALGIRLIWMSGML; encoded by the coding sequence ATGGGACTTGATATTCTGCTCTTTCTTGTGCTCGGACTGTTTGTCGGCACATTCGGAACACTCGTCGGCATCGGCGGCGGGCTGATCTGCGTGCCGATCTTCATCTTCTTCCTGTCCGACGGAGGCATCTATCCGTATTTCCACACGGCGGCACAGATCACAGGCACTTCGCTTGTCATTGTGTTTGCAAACGCTCTCTCGGGGACACTCGCCTACATCCGTCAGCAGCGCGTCTACTTCCCCGCCGCCGTACCATTTGCACTCGCAACCCTGCCGGGCGCATTCCTCGGCTCGTATATCGTCGACGACTTTACGGGGCCGATGCTCTACGTATCCTATGGCACGTTCCTTCTGGTGATGGCGTCGCTTATGTATTGGAACGCGACGCACAAGAAGCACACGGATGTTCACACACTCTCCGCGAATTTTACGTTCAACCGCTCGCTTGGCATTGGTTCGAGCGCGGGTGTCGGCTTCATCTCGAGCATCTTCGGTATCGGCGGCGGCGTGATCCATGTGCCGCTCATGGTCTACCTGCTCGGCTTCCCCGTACACATGGCGACGGCGACCTCGCATTTCGTCCTTGCCTGCTCGGCGGCGTTCGGTGTCGTCAGTCACTTCCTGCTCAATCACATCATCTGGACACCTGCCATCTGCATCTCCATCGGCGCCGCGATTGGTGCCCAGATCGGCGCTGTCATCTCACAGAAGACGAAATCCAAGGTCATCCTCGTCCTTCTCTCACTCGCTATGTTCGCTCTTGGCATACGCCTGATCTGGATGAGCGGGATGTTGTAA
- a CDS encoding anthranilate synthase component II, which yields MLLLLDNYDSFTYNVYQLLTNIGAEVEVVRNDVTTVGEIRAKKYKGIVISPGPGLPKDAGITEDVIRELGSEIPILGICLGHQAIGEVFGGKVVRAKEIVHGKASPIRHHGTGIYRNVNAGTQVARYHSLIIERESLPDVLEITSDLGDGTIMGVRHKTLPIEGIQFHPESILTHDGRAMMENYLTDIEAI from the coding sequence ATGCTGCTTTTGCTTGACAACTACGACTCGTTCACCTACAACGTGTACCAGCTGCTCACGAATATCGGCGCAGAGGTCGAGGTTGTCCGCAACGACGTGACAACCGTCGGCGAGATTCGCGCAAAAAAGTACAAGGGCATTGTCATCTCCCCCGGCCCCGGACTGCCGAAGGATGCCGGCATTACGGAGGATGTGATCCGCGAGCTCGGCAGCGAGATTCCGATTCTCGGCATCTGCCTTGGACATCAGGCAATCGGTGAGGTGTTCGGCGGCAAGGTCGTCCGCGCAAAGGAAATCGTCCACGGCAAGGCATCCCCCATCCGCCACCACGGTACGGGCATCTACCGCAACGTCAATGCAGGCACGCAGGTCGCACGCTACCACTCGCTCATCATCGAGCGCGAGAGTCTGCCCGATGTACTTGAGATCACGAGCGACCTCGGCGACGGCACAATCATGGGCGTGCGGCACAAGACTCTGCCTATCGAGGGCATCCAGTTCCATCCCGAATCCATTCTGACACATGACGGACGTGCCATGATGGAGAACTATCTGACGGACATTGAGGCAATATGA
- a CDS encoding ammonia-forming cytochrome c nitrite reductase subunit c552 — translation MSNRKKIIAGVAGVCALFFGFVAVRIGAHPNDDSIKRVQIQGDTAAKIGKEAYKDAYPLQYNSFMKNNEESPSPTGYGGSMEGNSHLEHQPEMLENFKGYKFAIQYDDDRGHTYAGYDLLHTKRLPGQKGSCLQCKGSYVYDVYFKEGGWAYASKPFDEVAAPITMDEWFGCSTCHDPETMELRVYQQGFIESMARRGVDVNAATHNDMRAYVCSQCHTEYYFTAEDGRVAHPYENGLDAESEYQYYQSGQAGGFKGDWMHPDSKTMMLKAQHPEFETWATSVHADAGVTCVDCHMPYMRDGGKKYTSHWMTSPLKTTKESCLKCHDESEETLVARVKTIHDNTFKIQRIAGQTVARAHRTVKAAMDAGVPDAALEDARAKIREAQWYWDWVAAENGMGFHNPDKIMRTLGLSIDLAHQAIESAEGARHGFQPL, via the coding sequence TTGAGTAACAGAAAGAAAATCATCGCGGGTGTTGCCGGCGTCTGTGCCCTGTTCTTTGGATTCGTCGCCGTTCGCATCGGCGCACACCCGAACGATGACAGCATCAAACGCGTGCAGATCCAGGGCGACACCGCTGCCAAGATCGGCAAAGAGGCGTACAAGGACGCCTATCCGCTCCAGTACAACTCGTTCATGAAAAACAATGAGGAATCTCCGTCGCCCACAGGCTACGGCGGCAGCATGGAGGGCAACAGTCATCTGGAGCACCAGCCCGAGATGCTTGAGAACTTTAAGGGCTATAAGTTTGCCATCCAGTATGACGACGACCGAGGGCATACGTATGCGGGCTACGATCTCCTGCATACGAAGAGGCTTCCGGGACAGAAGGGGAGTTGTCTACAGTGCAAGGGTTCGTATGTTTATGATGTGTACTTCAAAGAAGGTGGATGGGCGTATGCATCGAAGCCGTTTGATGAAGTTGCGGCTCCCATCACGATGGATGAGTGGTTCGGCTGCTCGACCTGCCACGATCCCGAGACGATGGAGCTGCGCGTCTATCAGCAGGGCTTTATCGAGTCGATGGCAAGACGTGGTGTTGATGTCAACGCTGCCACGCACAATGATATGCGTGCCTATGTGTGCTCGCAGTGCCATACGGAGTACTACTTCACCGCCGAGGATGGTCGTGTCGCACATCCATACGAGAACGGTCTGGATGCCGAGTCCGAGTATCAGTACTACCAGTCCGGTCAGGCAGGCGGATTCAAGGGCGACTGGATGCACCCCGACTCCAAGACGATGATGCTCAAGGCGCAGCATCCGGAGTTCGAGACGTGGGCGACGAGTGTCCATGCCGATGCCGGTGTTACCTGCGTGGACTGCCACATGCCCTATATGCGTGACGGCGGCAAGAAGTACACCTCGCACTGGATGACGAGTCCCTTGAAGACGACGAAGGAATCCTGTCTGAAGTGTCATGACGAGAGCGAGGAGACCCTCGTGGCACGCGTCAAGACCATTCATGACAATACGTTCAAGATCCAGCGCATCGCAGGCCAGACGGTCGCACGCGCACATCGCACGGTCAAGGCTGCGATGGATGCAGGTGTACCCGATGCAGCACTCGAGGATGCACGCGCGAAGATTCGCGAAGCACAGTGGTACTGGGATTGGGTTGCCGCCGAGAACGGCATGGGCTTCCATAACCCCGACAAGATCATGCGTACCCTTGGGCTTTCGATTGATCTCGCACATCAGGCAATCGAGTCCGCCGAGGGAGCACGCCACGGCTTCCAGCCGCTCTGA
- a CDS encoding porin, with amino-acid sequence MKKTMVAALAAALTIGAASTTFAAANPFSDVPRDHWAYDAVTQLAADGVVEGYGDGTYRGDRNITRYEMAQMTAKAMAKGDMSASDKALVDRLAAEFADELNNLGVRVSNLERNADMVKWTGYLRYDYISDRHDKDHSKTNTDRVRFRLFPSAEVNDHWKVKARLDTQYFMDKDDSSSMSLARAYADGTYGNLNIKLGKQDLYSGADDGLTMDTAISGATVSFGNVVKAKIAAGRVSDKNVKSATDAAANYQGIDLTYGMGKLTAGVGYQQINNDVFKAASYSKNADSDKARIWSVGGKYVFDKNVALKGSYAQNTEADYYKKAGSIELDYKGAKNSDMGSWGAYIAYRHLGNNVAFAPTYNVLGRDQKGWAVGTSYTLFKNVMTKLEYFKGKDITADKNASTLFARVQFSF; translated from the coding sequence ATGAAGAAGACAATGGTAGCTGCTCTGGCAGCGGCGCTGACGATCGGCGCAGCATCCACGACGTTTGCAGCGGCAAATCCGTTCTCGGATGTGCCCCGTGACCACTGGGCATACGATGCTGTGACGCAGCTCGCTGCCGACGGTGTTGTCGAGGGCTACGGCGACGGTACGTATCGTGGCGACCGCAACATCACGCGTTATGAGATGGCGCAGATGACGGCAAAGGCGATGGCGAAGGGCGATATGTCCGCATCGGACAAGGCTCTTGTCGACCGTCTCGCAGCTGAGTTTGCGGATGAGCTCAACAACCTCGGCGTTCGCGTCTCCAACCTCGAGCGCAATGCGGATATGGTGAAGTGGACGGGCTACCTCCGCTACGACTATATCAGCGATCGTCATGACAAGGATCATTCGAAGACGAACACGGATCGCGTTCGCTTCCGTCTCTTCCCATCTGCTGAGGTCAACGATCATTGGAAAGTCAAGGCTCGTCTCGACACGCAGTACTTCATGGACAAGGACGACAGCAGCTCAATGTCCCTTGCACGTGCGTATGCAGATGGCACCTATGGTAATCTGAATATCAAGCTCGGCAAGCAGGATCTTTACTCCGGTGCAGATGACGGTCTGACGATGGATACGGCGATCTCGGGTGCGACGGTGTCGTTTGGCAATGTCGTCAAGGCGAAGATTGCGGCAGGTCGTGTATCTGATAAAAATGTGAAGTCGGCCACGGATGCGGCAGCAAACTATCAGGGCATCGACCTCACTTACGGTATGGGCAAGCTCACGGCGGGTGTCGGCTATCAGCAGATCAACAATGATGTGTTTAAGGCTGCTTCCTACAGCAAGAACGCTGATTCGGACAAGGCTCGTATCTGGTCGGTCGGCGGCAAGTATGTGTTCGATAAGAATGTTGCCCTCAAGGGCTCCTATGCACAGAACACCGAGGCGGACTACTATAAGAAGGCTGGCAGTATTGAGCTCGACTATAAGGGCGCGAAAAACTCCGATATGGGCTCGTGGGGCGCATATATCGCCTATCGTCACCTCGGCAATAATGTTGCATTTGCACCGACCTACAACGTTCTCGGCCGCGATCAGAAGGGCTGGGCTGTCGGAACAAGCTACACGCTCTTCAAGAATGTGATGACGAAGCTCGAGTACTTCAAGGGCAAGGACATCACGGCGGACAAGAATGCAAGCACACTCTTTGCACGCGTTCAGTTCTCGTTCTAA
- a CDS encoding polysaccharide deacetylase family protein, with amino-acid sequence MDLKKLIGGRQFWSLIAVLLILFGVLLIVGHPKEEASPAPLPPPEDDVKVLVLNYHMVNSMFISLAIEPGDFDWQMKYLVDHGYHSISPDELYDFLAGKGTLPDRPVLITFDDGYEDNYTNAYPILKKYNLKATIFVVTGFLSKRKGYLTWDQLREMEQNGITIESHTVTHAPLPELSDDRIREELVESKRQAEAELGHPIEFIAYPTGVHDLHIVGIAQEAGYKGGFTVKYGNVDRSSNVYAMERVPVFRTAATNVDFVDRLRYTSNITQFGWTRN; translated from the coding sequence ATGGATCTGAAGAAGCTGATTGGCGGGCGACAGTTTTGGTCGCTGATCGCCGTCCTGCTCATCCTGTTTGGTGTACTGCTGATCGTTGGACATCCGAAGGAGGAGGCTTCGCCCGCGCCGCTGCCTCCGCCCGAGGACGATGTGAAGGTTCTCGTGCTCAACTATCACATGGTGAACTCCATGTTCATATCTCTGGCGATTGAGCCCGGGGACTTCGACTGGCAGATGAAATATCTCGTGGATCACGGATACCATAGTATCAGTCCTGATGAACTATATGACTTTCTTGCGGGGAAGGGGACACTGCCCGATCGCCCTGTGCTCATTACATTTGACGACGGATATGAGGACAACTATACGAATGCCTATCCGATCCTCAAAAAATACAATCTCAAGGCGACGATCTTCGTCGTGACGGGCTTCCTCAGCAAGCGCAAGGGGTATCTCACGTGGGATCAGCTGCGCGAGATGGAGCAGAACGGCATTACTATTGAGTCGCATACGGTGACACATGCGCCGTTGCCAGAGCTGTCTGATGACCGTATCCGTGAGGAACTCGTCGAGTCGAAGCGGCAGGCGGAGGCGGAACTCGGGCATCCCATTGAGTTCATCGCCTATCCGACGGGCGTACACGATCTCCATATTGTCGGTATCGCGCAGGAGGCGGGGTACAAAGGCGGTTTTACCGTGAAGTACGGCAATGTTGACCGCAGCAGCAATGTCTATGCAATGGAACGTGTGCCCGTCTTTCGTACGGCGGCAACGAATGTGGACTTCGTTGATCGTCTGCGCTATACCTCGAATATCACACAGTTTGGTTGGACACGGAACTGA
- a CDS encoding cytochrome c3 family protein, whose protein sequence is MNLKQYAKEHTLRCIIGAFLVGLFAVGGGMLMDKASASPKFCGMCHAMQHEAKTHAMSTHADIACVECHLPHDNIAVYYFEKGKTGMHDTLHQVLNDYPVHIKISDHGRDIVNANCLRCHTSTMGSVCLDRGKDGNANCTKCHSGMPHGSNPLEGGIRVE, encoded by the coding sequence ATGAATTTGAAGCAGTATGCAAAGGAGCATACGCTGCGCTGTATCATCGGTGCGTTTCTCGTGGGACTGTTCGCCGTCGGCGGCGGCATGCTCATGGACAAGGCCTCGGCATCGCCGAAGTTCTGCGGTATGTGCCATGCCATGCAGCACGAGGCAAAGACACATGCCATGTCCACACATGCGGACATCGCCTGTGTGGAGTGCCATCTGCCGCACGACAATATTGCCGTTTACTATTTTGAAAAGGGCAAGACAGGCATGCATGACACGCTCCATCAGGTACTGAACGACTATCCCGTACACATCAAGATCTCCGATCACGGACGGGATATCGTGAATGCCAACTGTCTGCGCTGCCATACATCGACCATGGGATCGGTATGTCTGGACAGGGGCAAGGACGGAAATGCAAACTGTACGAAGTGTCACAGTGGTATGCCGCATGGTTCCAATCCTTTAGAAGGGGGGATAAGAGTTGAGTAA
- a CDS encoding FAD-dependent oxidoreductase, with protein sequence MAVHVINEARRCLQCKKPLCRMKGCPVQTNVPEMIRLFLDGKINEAGAMLYDNNPMSVFCSLVCDHDAQCEGNCIQGRRGAPIQISSIEHYISDTYLDKLVLSRKSYNGHNVAVIGAGPAGIVVAVKLAQEGYGVTIFERMQKIGGMLRYGIPDFRLPPSTIDRYGEKLRTLGIHIRPNTTIGGALTVDNLFRDGYEAIFMGTGAWRAKSLGIHGETLGNCHYAVNYLQNPDVYHLGDRVAVIGSGNSAMDVARTAIRKGSRYVTIYARRNGISASERELEYALMDGCEIQYGKGIHSVTPEGPMLYDRVFDEDQNLISEGEPYLIPADSTVIAASQAAKDKIVRSTTGITLNEKGLVKVDENGMTERDGVFSAGDVVLGPWNVVQVVKDSKHVADAMIRYLEARGAKS encoded by the coding sequence ATGGCTGTTCACGTCATCAACGAGGCACGCCGCTGCCTCCAGTGCAAAAAGCCGCTCTGCCGCATGAAGGGCTGCCCCGTGCAGACGAACGTGCCGGAGATGATCCGCCTCTTCCTCGACGGCAAGATCAACGAGGCGGGCGCGATGCTCTATGACAACAATCCGATGAGCGTCTTCTGCTCGCTCGTCTGCGACCACGATGCGCAGTGCGAGGGCAACTGCATCCAGGGGCGGCGCGGCGCACCGATCCAGATCTCGAGCATTGAGCACTACATCTCGGATACCTACCTCGACAAGCTCGTCCTCTCGCGCAAATCCTACAACGGACACAACGTCGCCGTGATCGGCGCGGGGCCTGCGGGCATCGTGGTCGCAGTCAAGCTCGCGCAGGAAGGGTACGGTGTCACGATCTTCGAGCGCATGCAGAAGATTGGAGGCATGCTGCGCTACGGCATCCCTGATTTTCGTCTGCCGCCCTCGACCATTGACCGCTACGGCGAAAAGCTGCGCACGCTCGGCATCCACATCCGCCCGAACACAACGATCGGCGGCGCGCTCACGGTGGACAACCTGTTCCGCGACGGCTACGAGGCAATCTTTATGGGCACGGGTGCATGGCGTGCGAAGAGCCTTGGCATTCACGGCGAAACGCTCGGCAACTGTCACTATGCGGTCAACTACCTCCAGAACCCCGATGTCTACCATCTCGGCGACCGCGTCGCCGTCATCGGCTCGGGCAACTCTGCAATGGATGTGGCGCGCACGGCAATCCGCAAGGGCAGCCGCTACGTCACGATCTACGCGCGGCGCAACGGCATCTCCGCAAGCGAGCGCGAGCTGGAATACGCACTGATGGACGGCTGCGAGATTCAGTATGGAAAGGGTATCCACTCCGTCACGCCCGAGGGGCCGATGCTGTACGACCGCGTCTTTGACGAGGATCAGAATCTCATCAGCGAGGGCGAGCCCTATCTCATCCCCGCCGACAGCACGGTCATCGCGGCAAGTCAGGCGGCAAAGGACAAGATTGTCCGCTCGACGACAGGCATTACGCTCAACGAGAAGGGTCTCGTCAAGGTCGACGAGAACGGAATGACGGAGCGCGACGGGGTTTTCTCTGCGGGCGACGTGGTGCTCGGCCCCTGGAACGTCGTACAGGTGGTAAAGGACTCCAAGCATGTTGCAGACGCAATGATCCGCTATTTGGAAGCACGCGGCGCAAAATCATAA
- a CDS encoding anthranilate synthase component I family protein — MKLSLTKAEFIAAAKTANLITVSTELTMDLDTPVSIYYKLVGEKKGYIMESVDTTQQQFGRYSFIGGEPFVRVQVFADKLLINENGLMKSIAGAPHETMKAYAARFTPAITDGETLPLVHGGLAGYFTYETAATFDRVRGVEIGAEELLGQFMMCRYLVVYDALKNSARLHYLADVREGDDAGELYDAVTERLAAMRARLAAPFAPSDFAPSTRSTPVDFMTRYGTPPEDFLRTIDTIKEHIYAGNIFQAVPSFRFREKITRPAFLFYRRLRQVNPSPYMFYYNFGEIKLVGASPEMLIKVSGSTVYTYPIAGTRKRGKTEEEDALLALDLRSDEKECAEHAMLVDLARNDLGRISVPGTVRVPKLMEVERFSHVSHMVSSVVGEIAPAYAPMDVLRATFPAGTVSGAPKLRAMEIIHEEEQAHRGFYAGTVGYMDFRGNMDMCITLRTMCIENDDTAIIQSGAGIVKDSVPESEYLEILQKAKALFEVVEEVENNAAFA, encoded by the coding sequence ATGAAGCTAAGTCTGACAAAGGCGGAGTTCATCGCGGCGGCAAAGACGGCGAACCTTATCACCGTCTCCACCGAGCTGACGATGGATCTCGATACACCTGTCTCGATCTACTACAAGCTCGTCGGCGAGAAAAAGGGCTATATCATGGAGTCCGTCGACACGACGCAGCAACAGTTCGGACGATACTCCTTCATCGGCGGCGAGCCGTTCGTACGCGTGCAGGTCTTTGCGGACAAGCTGCTCATCAACGAGAACGGCCTCATGAAGAGCATCGCGGGCGCGCCACACGAGACGATGAAGGCGTATGCCGCGCGCTTCACCCCTGCCATCACCGACGGAGAGACACTGCCCCTCGTCCACGGTGGACTTGCGGGCTATTTCACCTATGAGACGGCGGCGACATTCGATCGTGTGCGCGGGGTGGAGATTGGCGCGGAGGAGCTGCTCGGCCAGTTCATGATGTGCCGCTACCTCGTCGTCTATGATGCGCTCAAAAACAGTGCACGCCTCCACTACCTCGCAGATGTGCGGGAGGGCGATGATGCGGGCGAGCTCTACGACGCGGTCACCGAACGTCTTGCCGCTATGCGCGCACGCCTCGCCGCGCCGTTCGCGCCATCTGATTTTGCACCGTCAACGCGTAGTACACCTGTCGACTTTATGACGCGCTATGGGACGCCGCCCGAGGATTTCCTGCGTACAATCGACACGATCAAGGAGCATATCTACGCCGGCAACATCTTTCAGGCGGTGCCGTCCTTCCGCTTCCGCGAGAAGATTACGCGCCCCGCGTTCCTCTTCTATCGGCGGCTACGGCAAGTCAACCCCTCGCCCTATATGTTCTACTACAACTTCGGCGAGATCAAGCTCGTCGGCGCCTCCCCTGAGATGCTCATCAAGGTCTCCGGCAGTACGGTCTACACCTACCCCATCGCCGGCACGCGCAAGCGCGGCAAGACCGAGGAGGAAGATGCGCTGCTTGCCTTGGATCTTCGTTCCGATGAGAAGGAATGCGCCGAGCACGCCATGCTCGTCGACCTCGCACGCAACGACCTCGGGCGGATCAGCGTCCCCGGCACCGTACGCGTGCCGAAGCTCATGGAGGTCGAGCGCTTCTCCCATGTCTCGCATATGGTGAGCAGCGTCGTCGGCGAGATCGCCCCCGCATATGCGCCGATGGATGTCCTGCGCGCAACCTTCCCCGCAGGGACGGTCAGCGGCGCGCCAAAGCTGCGCGCGATGGAGATCATCCATGAGGAGGAGCAGGCGCATCGCGGCTTCTACGCAGGAACCGTCGGCTACATGGATTTTCGTGGCAATATGGACATGTGCATCACGCTGCGCACCATGTGCATCGAGAACGACGACACGGCCATCATTCAGTCGGGCGCAGGCATCGTCAAGGACTCCGTGCCCGAGAGCGAATACCTCGAGATTTTGCAAAAGGCGAAGGCTCTCTTTGAGGTCGTAGAGGAGGTGGAGAACAATGCTGCTTTTGCTTGA
- a CDS encoding carbon starvation CstA family protein produces MVTFLGALATLIVGYIVYGAIVDRAFGRTGEVAPAIRLEDGVDYIPLPTWKVFLIQLLNIAGLGPIFGALAGALWGPSVYLWIVFGTIFAGGVHDYLSGMISFREDGKSLSEIVGKNLGHIMLQIMRIFSIVLLVLVGVVFMTGPAMLLSKLTGMEVLMWLGVIFIYYTMATLLPIDKIIARFYPVFGICLIVMALGIMGGMLFGVGGHVMPEMTLENLHPKQLPIWPLLFITVACGAVSGFHATQSPIMSRCLKDERMGRPVFYGAMVAEGIIALCWAAAGATFYDGTAGLGAALKEAGPGGVVYEICNGFMGVIGIGGVSIGAILAMLGVIACPITSGDTAFRSARLTLADWLNIPQKEAPKRLIIAVPMLGIGLILSQMDFSIIWRYFSWANQTLAMITLWMGTAYLYLHKPGSYAYIVALVPAIFMSAVTTTYLLQAPEGFGLPTDITYPAGIGFAILFTALFVRAYILRKRTL; encoded by the coding sequence ATGGTTACATTTCTTGGTGCGCTCGCAACGCTCATCGTGGGCTACATTGTTTATGGGGCAATTGTAGACCGAGCGTTTGGACGTACAGGGGAGGTTGCCCCTGCAATTCGGCTCGAGGATGGAGTGGACTACATCCCCCTGCCGACGTGGAAGGTATTCCTCATCCAGCTGCTCAACATTGCTGGTCTTGGGCCGATTTTTGGAGCGCTCGCAGGTGCGCTCTGGGGACCGAGCGTCTACCTCTGGATTGTCTTCGGTACGATCTTTGCGGGCGGTGTGCATGACTATCTCTCGGGCATGATTTCCTTCCGTGAGGACGGCAAGAGCCTCTCCGAGATCGTCGGCAAGAATCTCGGGCATATCATGCTTCAGATCATGCGTATCTTCTCGATCGTCCTGCTCGTCCTCGTCGGTGTCGTGTTCATGACCGGACCCGCAATGCTGCTTTCAAAGCTTACGGGCATGGAAGTACTTATGTGGCTCGGCGTCATCTTCATCTACTACACGATGGCGACACTGCTGCCGATTGACAAGATCATCGCACGGTTCTATCCGGTATTCGGCATCTGCCTTATCGTCATGGCACTCGGCATCATGGGCGGCATGCTCTTCGGTGTCGGCGGGCATGTCATGCCCGAGATGACGCTCGAGAATCTGCATCCGAAACAGCTGCCGATCTGGCCGCTGCTCTTCATCACGGTCGCCTGCGGCGCAGTCTCGGGGTTCCATGCAACGCAGTCCCCGATCATGTCGCGCTGCCTCAAGGATGAGCGTATGGGACGCCCTGTCTTCTACGGCGCGATGGTTGCCGAGGGCATCATCGCGCTCTGCTGGGCGGCTGCGGGTGCAACATTCTACGATGGGACGGCAGGACTCGGAGCTGCGCTCAAGGAGGCGGGCCCCGGCGGTGTTGTCTATGAGATCTGCAACGGCTTCATGGGCGTCATCGGAATCGGCGGCGTCAGCATTGGCGCAATCCTCGCTATGCTCGGTGTCATTGCCTGCCCAATCACCTCGGGCGATACGGCGTTCCGCTCTGCACGTCTGACGCTTGCGGACTGGCTGAACATCCCGCAGAAGGAGGCGCCGAAGCGTCTCATCATCGCGGTACCGATGCTCGGCATTGGCCTCATCCTCTCGCAGATGGACTTCTCCATCATCTGGCGTTACTTCTCGTGGGCAAACCAGACACTCGCGATGATTACGCTCTGGATGGGCACGGCATACCTCTACCTGCATAAGCCGGGCTCCTATGCCTACATCGTCGCACTCGTGCCCGCGATTTTCATGTCGGCGGTTACGACGACCTACCTCCTGCAGGCGCCCGAGGGCTTTGGCCTGCCGACCGATATCACCTACCCAGCAGGCATTGGCTTTGCGATTCTCTTCACCGCACTCTTTGTCCGCGCATACATTCTGCGCAAGAGAACGCTTTGA